The Paenibacillus sp. FSL R7-0345 DNA segment ACCAGCCTGCAGGAGAACAAGAAGATCAACGTCATTCTGCTGGACAATGCAGGCTTCGGCTGCATCAACAATCTGCAGATGGAGCAGGGCCTGGACAGCATGGCAACGGAATTCCGCCGCCGCGGAGCAGACGGCCAGCTGAGCGGCGAGCTGATGCTGATCGACTATGCAGCGAGCGCAGCAGGTTACGGGGTCGAGACCTTCCGGGCGGCGACAGCCGAGCAGCTGCGCAGCGCGCTGGAGGCGGCAAGGAAGAGCGAGAAGTCCACGCTGATCGACATCAAGGTGCTGCCGAAGACGATGACCCACGGATACGGTGCGTGGTGGCATGTCGGTGTGGCGGAGGTATCCGGCAAGGAGAGCGTGCAGGAGGCATATGCTCAGAGACTGAGCGGACTGGAGAAAGCACGCAGCTACTGATGCTGCCGAAATATAACGGGCTGCAGCGGCCGGCCGGAGCCGGCCATACCTGACATAATGGAAGGGGAGGAACATTGATGTTCAAAGAAGAGGCGGTCCGCCTGGCGATTGCGCCCATTGCCTGGACCAATGATGATATGCCTGAGCTGGGCGGGGGCAACACCTTTGAGCAGTGCATCAGCGAGATGGCACTCGCCGGTTTTCAGGGCAGCGAGGTCGGCAACAAGTATCCGCGCTCTCCGGAGGTGCTGCACCGGGCGCTTGGTCTGCGCGGCCTGGAGATTGCCAGCGCCTGGTTCAGCGCGCATCTGACGGTGCAGCCGTACAAAGAGACGGCTGAAGCTTTTGTGGCGCACCGCGATTTTCTGCATGCCATGGGGGCGAAGGTCATCGTCGTCTCCGAGCAGGGCCGGAGCATCCAGGGGCAGATGGCAACGCCGCTGTTTGATGCCAAGCCTGTCTTTACAGAGGACGAGTGGGCGCTACTGGCCGAAGGGCTAGGCAAGCTGGGGCGTCTGGCCGCCGAAAAAGGAATGGCCATCGTCTATCATCATCATATGGGCACCGGTGTGCAGACAGCTGCGGAAATCGACCGGCTGATGGAGCTGACGGATCCAGCTGAAGTTTCCCTGCTGTTTGATACCGGACACCTGGCTTTTTCCGGAGAAAATCCGCTTGAAGTACTGCGTGCCCATCTGCCGCGGATCAGGCATGTTCATTTAAAGGACATCCGCCCGGATGTGGTCCAGCGTGTAATTGCCGGGAAGCTCAGCTTCCTGCAGGCGGTAAAAGCGGGAGCGTTCACTGTGCCTGGCGACGGGTGTATCGAGTTCGCTGATATTTTTGCCGAGCTGGCTGGTTCGTCCTATACAGGCTGGTTCGTGGTCGAAGCGGAGCAGGACCCGGCGCTGGCCGACCCGTTGGAGTATGCGATCAAAGCCCGGAAGTATATCCGGGAAACCAGCGGTCTGTAGTTATATTAGCTGGGGATACGAGTGAAGGGGGATTTGTCCCAGAACGCCGGGATAGAGGGAAAAATCCCACTAATGGCACCCAAATCGGGGCCGAAACGCCGGAGTAAAGGGAAAAATCCCACTAATGGTATCCAAACGGGGGCCGAAACGCCGGAGTAGAGGGAAAATCCCACTAATCGTGCCCAAAGCTGGGCCGAGACGCCGGAATAGAGGGGAAAATCCCACTAATCGTGCCTAAAACTGGGCCGAGACGCCGGAGTAAAGGGAAAAATCCCATTAATGGTACCTAAACAGGTGCCGACACGCCGGAGTAGAGGGAAAAATCCTACTAATGGTATCCAAACGGGGGCCGAAACGCCGGAGTAAAGGGAAAAATCCCACTAATGGCACCCAAATCGGGGCTGAAACGCCGGAATAGAGGGAAAATCCCACTAATCGTGCCCAATCTGGGCCCAAATGTCGGATGCTGTACGTCCGCACCCGACCAGGGTTCCTTCTAAACTGCCAGCGTAGAGCGGGTTTTGCATGCTGATTTTATCTAAAAAAGCGGAGAATACTCCACCCTCGATAGGGTGGGGATGAATCTGC contains these protein-coding regions:
- the iolE gene encoding myo-inosose-2 dehydratase is translated as MFKEEAVRLAIAPIAWTNDDMPELGGGNTFEQCISEMALAGFQGSEVGNKYPRSPEVLHRALGLRGLEIASAWFSAHLTVQPYKETAEAFVAHRDFLHAMGAKVIVVSEQGRSIQGQMATPLFDAKPVFTEDEWALLAEGLGKLGRLAAEKGMAIVYHHHMGTGVQTAAEIDRLMELTDPAEVSLLFDTGHLAFSGENPLEVLRAHLPRIRHVHLKDIRPDVVQRVIAGKLSFLQAVKAGAFTVPGDGCIEFADIFAELAGSSYTGWFVVEAEQDPALADPLEYAIKARKYIRETSGL